One segment of Kiritimatiellia bacterium DNA contains the following:
- a CDS encoding discoidin domain-containing protein → MMDHAMNARLMRTAWRLALAACAGPWAVEAPAAVRYVSPSGLHQPPFETWTDAATNIQAAVDAAGMGDVVLVTNGTYAPFVGIETVFMTASNVPAPTVVTASAHFNSSYEGWRAFSSNGFWALPVGAAPQWIVYDSGVAGGLEIDSYQLICPDRTSGDQSVSGWEIQVSEDGISWASIDSRSEALTEDVHYYYETAQPATARYVRVDIHAVRDPANGATLRMAFGHSLVVTSVNGAAETIIDGQGGAGVWLGTARLEEFQITGATGYGVFLGDIRHCVVSSNVGSGISWARRVEQCEIARNTEYGAANVYVLERSVIENNDRSGVYNCHQTDRCLIQGNGALSGNGGGVYLQGVAGAGGIVSSCTIVSNLAVSGAGVYTTSGMVHNCFLSGNTASYRGGGVYALNGVGRVVNCTVVNNAAAERGGGIYWAVVYNSIVVDNLGVAGHSNHSAATFSYSCAMPLPVGAGNIAEPPGLISVNSPHVALASPCVDAGSLALAAGDFDIDGEPRIWGDGVDIGCDEVYSPGLTGALAVVLSANFSRAVVNYPVQFDHAVLGKAEGFLLSFGDGQVVTNAPSVIHGFGAAGLYPVVLTAWNLDGSASATTTVEVFDGYTNYVSLSGGHLWPFTNEPDAATDIPAAISANIPGGVVIVADGTYDQGGVLVTGALTNRIALTNAVTVRSMNGPGGAIVAGRGPAGPAAVRCAYIGSGSRLEGFTLTNGCTLAGGAEAETHGGGAWLASGGVMSNCVVSGNRASGGGGGLRGGEIWDSLLSGNTAAQGGGALGGMVHNSRILANTVSSNGGGALGGALRNCLVADNRARYGGGTAWSTNTHCTLTRNEAGLYGGGAYRSYAVHCVIFHNAASNDWPEYFNSICDFTCTRPDPAGTGNVTNDPQFVDLIGGDFRLLEGSPAVDAALGGGSPAADLDGVPRPLDGNDDGAAAPDMGAFETIHASADTDGDGLGDSNEYYSVGTSPVLRDTDGDDQSDGDELIAGFDPLDIDSFFAILRVSPPRSTVAAFYWPGATGRLYTLRVTPSLEQEFTNLPEYVDQPGFDGTMGFTNPVPSSMEFFGVSVRLGP, encoded by the coding sequence ATGATGGACCATGCGATGAACGCGCGGTTGATGCGTACGGCATGGCGGCTGGCCTTGGCGGCCTGCGCGGGGCCGTGGGCCGTCGAAGCCCCAGCCGCGGTTCGCTATGTATCTCCTTCAGGCCTGCACCAGCCTCCCTTCGAGACCTGGACCGACGCCGCCACGAACATCCAGGCCGCCGTGGACGCGGCGGGGATGGGAGACGTCGTGCTGGTGACCAATGGCACGTATGCCCCCTTTGTCGGCATTGAAACTGTCTTTATGACGGCGTCCAACGTTCCCGCCCCCACGGTGGTTACAGCTTCGGCCCATTTCAACTCTTCCTACGAAGGCTGGCGGGCGTTCAGCAGCAACGGTTTTTGGGCGCTGCCGGTCGGTGCCGCGCCCCAGTGGATCGTTTATGATTCAGGCGTGGCGGGCGGATTGGAGATCGACTCCTATCAGTTGATCTGCCCGGATCGGACCAGCGGGGACCAGAGCGTGTCCGGCTGGGAGATCCAGGTGTCGGAAGACGGGATTTCCTGGGCTTCGATTGATTCGCGGAGCGAAGCGTTGACGGAGGATGTTCATTACTACTACGAGACGGCACAGCCGGCCACGGCCCGGTATGTGCGCGTGGATATCCATGCCGTGCGGGATCCCGCGAACGGCGCCACCTTGAGGATGGCCTTCGGCCATTCGCTGGTGGTGACTTCGGTTAACGGCGCTGCGGAAACGATCATCGACGGGCAGGGGGGGGCGGGCGTGTGGCTGGGGACCGCCCGGCTGGAAGAATTTCAAATAACGGGCGCCACGGGGTACGGCGTCTTCCTGGGCGATATCCGCCACTGTGTGGTCAGCAGCAACGTGGGCAGCGGCATCAGTTGGGCCCGGCGCGTGGAGCAGTGCGAGATAGCCCGCAATACGGAGTATGGCGCCGCGAACGTGTACGTCCTGGAACGCTCGGTCATAGAGAACAACGATCGGAGCGGCGTCTACAACTGCCATCAGACGGACCGGTGCCTGATTCAAGGGAACGGCGCCTTGTCGGGAAACGGCGGCGGCGTCTACCTCCAGGGCGTGGCCGGCGCGGGCGGGATTGTTTCATCCTGCACGATTGTCTCCAACCTGGCCGTTTCCGGTGCGGGCGTGTACACCACGTCCGGCATGGTGCACAACTGTTTCTTGAGCGGCAATACCGCCAGTTACCGGGGCGGCGGGGTGTACGCCCTCAACGGCGTAGGACGGGTCGTCAATTGCACTGTTGTGAACAATGCGGCCGCGGAAAGGGGCGGCGGAATCTACTGGGCGGTCGTGTACAACAGTATCGTGGTGGATAACCTGGGCGTGGCCGGGCACTCCAATCACAGTGCGGCTACCTTTTCGTATTCCTGCGCCATGCCGCTGCCCGTCGGGGCGGGGAACATCGCGGAGCCTCCCGGCCTGATTTCCGTGAACTCCCCGCATGTGGCTTTGGCCTCGCCGTGTGTGGACGCCGGCAGTCTCGCGCTGGCGGCGGGGGATTTCGACATCGATGGCGAGCCCCGAATCTGGGGAGACGGCGTGGATATCGGCTGCGACGAGGTTTATTCCCCAGGCCTCACGGGGGCGCTGGCCGTGGTCTTGAGCGCGAATTTCTCCCGGGCCGTGGTGAACTACCCCGTGCAATTCGATCATGCCGTGCTGGGGAAAGCCGAGGGATTCCTGTTGTCCTTCGGAGACGGCCAGGTGGTGACCAATGCGCCGTCCGTCATTCATGGCTTTGGCGCGGCCGGCCTCTACCCGGTCGTTCTGACCGCTTGGAATCTCGACGGCAGCGCCAGCGCGACGACCACGGTAGAGGTCTTTGACGGCTACACGAACTACGTCTCGTTGTCCGGTGGTCACCTGTGGCCCTTCACGAACGAGCCGGACGCCGCGACGGATATCCCGGCGGCCATCTCGGCCAACATTCCCGGAGGCGTGGTGATCGTCGCCGATGGCACCTATGACCAGGGCGGTGTGCTGGTGACCGGCGCGCTGACCAATCGCATTGCGCTGACGAACGCCGTGACGGTGCGAAGCATGAATGGACCGGGCGGCGCGATCGTGGCGGGACGGGGTCCTGCCGGGCCTGCCGCGGTGCGCTGCGCGTACATCGGTTCCGGCTCGCGGCTCGAAGGCTTCACGCTGACCAACGGGTGCACCCTGGCCGGCGGCGCCGAGGCCGAGACCCATGGCGGCGGCGCCTGGTTGGCTTCCGGTGGAGTGATGTCCAACTGCGTGGTGTCGGGCAACAGGGCTTCCGGGGGAGGCGGGGGGCTTCGGGGCGGTGAAATCTGGGACAGCCTCCTTTCCGGGAACACGGCCGCGCAGGGCGGCGGCGCCCTCGGTGGCATGGTGCATAACAGCCGGATCCTGGCCAACACCGTGTCGAGCAACGGGGGCGGCGCGCTCGGCGGCGCCCTGCGGAATTGTCTCGTCGCGGACAATCGTGCCCGCTACGGCGGCGGCACCGCGTGGAGCACCAACACGCACTGCACCCTGACCCGCAACGAGGCCGGCTTGTACGGCGGGGGGGCGTATCGTTCGTACGCGGTCCACTGCGTCATTTTCCACAACGCGGCCTCGAACGACTGGCCGGAGTACTTCAACAGCATCTGCGATTTCACCTGCACGCGCCCGGATCCCGCCGGGACGGGCAACGTCACCAACGACCCGCAGTTCGTGGACCTCATCGGCGGGGATTTCCGGCTCTTGGAAGGCTCCCCCGCCGTGGATGCCGCCCTCGGCGGCGGAAGCCCCGCCGCGGACCTCGACGGGGTGCCGCGGCCCCTGGACGGCAACGACGACGGGGCCGCCGCGCCGGACATGGGCGCTTTCGAGACGATCCATGCCTCGGCCGATACCGACGGGGACGGGCTCGGCGATTCCAACGAGTACTACAGCGTGGGCACCAGCCCCGTGCTTCGGGACACCGACGGGGACGATCAATCCGATGGCGACGAACTCATCGCCGGGTTCGATCCGCTGGACATCGACAGTTTCTTCGCGATCCTCCGCGTCTCGCCGCCCCGCTCGACGGTCGCGGCGTTCTACTGGCCCGGTGCGACCGGCCGGCTGTACACCCTCCGGGTAACCCCCTCGCTGGAGCAGGAATTCACGAACCTGCCGGAATACGTTGATCAGCCGGGCTTCGATGGAACGATGGGCTTCACCAACCCGGTTCCCTCCAGCATGGAATTCTTCGGCGTCAGCGTCCGCCTGGGGCCGTGA
- the lpdA gene encoding dihydrolipoyl dehydrogenase, whose protein sequence is MDKKQLVVIGGGPGGYPAAFLAADLGMKVTMVDQEAHPGGVCLYRGCIPSKALLHVAKLLNETREAEAWGVKYAAPQLDIEKLRAWKNSVIEKLTGGLGQLRKQRNIEFIRGRARFSGGGRLVVAAESGEQKLEFEQAILASGSRPATIPGLPASARIWDSTAALALESVPKSLLVVGGGYIGLELGSVYAALGSRVSVVEMLPGLLPGADRDLVRSLAQRLDKQFAAILLETKVAEMADTGDGIRVRFEGKDVKEPVQIFDRVLVSVGRKPNSGDLGLEHTAVKVDAKGFVEVDGQRRTAERSIFAIGDVAGEPMLAHKATHEAKVAVEAALGKKTVFEPQAIPAVVFTDPEIAWCGLTETEAQKTGQPVKVARFPWAASGRALTLDRPEGVTKLIADPETGRVLGVGMAGPGAGDMIAEAALAIEMGATAEDLALTIHPHPTLSETVMEAAEMLLGHCTHVYRKK, encoded by the coding sequence ATGGACAAGAAACAACTGGTGGTCATCGGCGGCGGGCCGGGCGGGTACCCGGCGGCCTTCCTGGCGGCGGACCTCGGCATGAAGGTCACGATGGTGGACCAGGAGGCCCATCCCGGCGGGGTATGCCTCTACCGGGGCTGCATCCCGTCCAAGGCGCTGCTCCACGTCGCGAAACTGCTCAACGAAACCCGCGAGGCCGAGGCTTGGGGTGTGAAGTATGCCGCCCCGCAGCTCGACATCGAAAAGCTGCGTGCCTGGAAAAACAGCGTGATCGAAAAGCTGACCGGCGGGCTCGGGCAACTCCGCAAGCAGCGGAACATCGAGTTCATCCGGGGGCGCGCGCGCTTTTCCGGCGGCGGCCGTCTCGTCGTGGCGGCGGAAAGCGGCGAGCAGAAGCTGGAGTTCGAGCAGGCCATCCTGGCCAGCGGGTCGCGCCCGGCGACGATCCCCGGGCTGCCCGCTTCGGCCCGGATCTGGGATTCCACCGCGGCGCTCGCCCTCGAGTCCGTTCCGAAAAGCCTGTTGGTCGTCGGCGGCGGCTACATCGGGCTGGAACTGGGCTCCGTGTACGCCGCGCTCGGCAGCCGTGTCTCGGTCGTCGAAATGCTGCCCGGCCTGCTGCCGGGAGCGGATCGCGACCTCGTGAGGTCGCTGGCGCAACGGCTGGACAAGCAGTTCGCCGCGATTCTGCTCGAAACCAAGGTCGCGGAAATGGCGGATACCGGGGACGGAATTCGCGTTCGTTTCGAGGGCAAAGACGTCAAGGAACCGGTCCAGATCTTCGACCGCGTGCTTGTATCGGTCGGTCGCAAGCCGAACTCCGGGGACCTGGGCCTGGAACACACCGCCGTCAAAGTGGACGCCAAGGGGTTCGTGGAAGTCGACGGGCAACGGCGCACGGCGGAGCGCTCCATCTTCGCCATCGGCGATGTCGCGGGCGAACCGATGCTCGCGCACAAGGCGACCCACGAGGCCAAGGTCGCGGTGGAGGCGGCGCTCGGGAAGAAGACCGTCTTCGAGCCGCAGGCCATTCCCGCCGTGGTCTTCACCGATCCCGAAATCGCGTGGTGCGGCCTGACCGAGACCGAGGCCCAGAAGACGGGCCAACCGGTCAAGGTCGCGCGGTTCCCGTGGGCGGCGTCCGGCCGAGCGCTGACGCTTGACCGGCCGGAAGGCGTGACGAAGCTCATCGCCGATCCCGAGACCGGCCGCGTGCTGGGCGTGGGCATGGCCGGGCCGGGCGCGGGCGACATGATCGCCGAGGCGGCGCTCGCCATCGAGATGGGCGCGACGGCGGAAGACCTCGCGCTGACGATCCATCCCCACCCCACGCTGTCCGAGACCGTGATGGAAGCGGCCGAGATGCTCCTCGGGCACTGCACGCACGTGTACCGGAAGAAATGA
- the aceE gene encoding pyruvate dehydrogenase (acetyl-transferring), homodimeric type yields MSKSKQPDPAALDLETRDWIDSFNDLLERSGPEGAQRILREVQVHAQRSGVQMPFSANTPYINTIPVGDQPPYPGNREIERRIKSIIRWNAMAMVVRANREEAGIGGHISTYASAATLYEVGFNHFFRGRSENHPGDLVYFQGHASPGIYARAFLEGRLPLERIDNFRHELHHKPGLSSYPHPWLMPDFWQFPTVSMGLGPITSIYHARFIRYLEDRGLKEKSDQKVWAFLGDGETDEPETLGAITLASREKLDNLIFVINCNLQRLDGPVRGNGKIIQELEAAFRGAGWNVIKVVWGGDWDPLLEKDRDGLLVRRMGEAVDGEYQKYVVSSGDYIRKNFFGKYPELLEMAAHLSDEQLQKMRRGGHDPEKVFAAYKAATENKGTPTVILAKTIKGYGLGESGEGKNITHQQKKLNEDELREFRSRFGIPISDTEIDKVPFYRPPDDSPEMEYLMERRKALGGFLPERRPTTVSAGAPAPDTFQEFLAGTGDREVSTTMAFVRILAKLLKDPKLGKYIVPIVPDEARTFGMEALFRQCGIYSHAGQLYEPVDADSLLYYKEAQNGQILEEGINEAGSMSSFIAAGTAYANHGINMIPFFIYYSMFGFQRIGDLAWLAGDSRCRGFLLGGTAGRTTLAGEGLQHQDGHSHLLAFPVPNLMAYDPAYAYELAVIIEDGIRRMYENREDIFYYLTVMNENYAQPAMPKGAREGILRGLYKFRAAAGKGHPAQILGSGAILNEALKAQSILAEKYGVAADVWSVTSYKELHREALETERWNVRHPGATPRVSYAAQCLGGAAGPIIAASDYVKALPDSICRWMPRKLLALGTDGFGRSDGREALRDFFEVDARHIALATLAYLAWDQTLPAVTVEKAMKDLDIDPERVSPMLR; encoded by the coding sequence ATGAGCAAATCGAAGCAGCCGGACCCGGCCGCCCTGGACCTGGAGACCCGCGACTGGATTGACTCTTTCAACGACCTGCTCGAACGCTCCGGGCCGGAGGGCGCGCAGCGTATCCTGCGCGAGGTGCAGGTGCACGCGCAGCGGTCCGGCGTGCAGATGCCGTTTTCGGCCAACACCCCGTACATCAACACGATTCCGGTCGGCGACCAACCGCCCTATCCCGGGAACCGCGAGATCGAGCGGCGGATCAAGAGCATCATCCGGTGGAACGCTATGGCCATGGTCGTGCGCGCCAACCGCGAGGAGGCCGGGATCGGCGGCCACATCTCCACCTACGCCTCCGCGGCGACGCTCTACGAGGTCGGGTTCAACCACTTCTTCCGCGGCCGCAGCGAGAACCACCCCGGCGACCTGGTGTACTTCCAGGGCCACGCGTCCCCCGGCATTTACGCCCGGGCCTTCCTGGAGGGGCGCCTGCCGCTGGAGCGGATCGACAACTTCCGGCACGAGCTGCACCACAAGCCCGGCCTGTCCTCCTATCCGCACCCGTGGCTGATGCCGGACTTCTGGCAGTTCCCGACGGTCTCGATGGGCCTCGGGCCCATCACGTCCATTTACCATGCCCGGTTCATCCGCTACCTGGAGGACCGCGGTCTCAAGGAGAAGAGCGACCAGAAGGTCTGGGCGTTCCTCGGCGACGGTGAGACCGACGAGCCGGAAACCCTGGGCGCCATCACCCTCGCCTCGCGCGAGAAGCTCGACAACCTGATCTTCGTCATCAACTGCAACCTCCAGCGGCTGGACGGGCCCGTGCGCGGCAACGGCAAGATCATCCAGGAACTGGAGGCCGCGTTCCGCGGCGCCGGCTGGAACGTGATCAAGGTCGTGTGGGGCGGCGACTGGGACCCGCTGCTGGAGAAGGATCGCGACGGCCTGCTCGTCCGGCGCATGGGCGAGGCGGTGGACGGCGAGTACCAGAAATATGTCGTCTCCAGCGGCGATTACATCCGCAAGAATTTCTTCGGAAAGTACCCGGAGTTGCTCGAAATGGCCGCGCACCTGTCCGACGAACAGCTGCAAAAAATGCGGCGCGGCGGCCACGATCCGGAGAAGGTCTTTGCCGCTTACAAGGCCGCGACGGAGAACAAGGGCACGCCGACGGTCATCCTGGCCAAGACCATCAAGGGCTACGGGCTCGGCGAGAGCGGCGAGGGCAAGAACATCACGCACCAGCAGAAAAAGCTCAACGAGGACGAACTGCGCGAGTTCCGCTCGCGGTTCGGCATTCCGATCTCCGACACGGAGATCGACAAGGTGCCCTTCTACCGGCCGCCGGACGACAGCCCGGAGATGGAATACCTGATGGAGCGGCGGAAGGCGCTGGGCGGCTTCCTGCCCGAGCGGCGACCCACGACCGTCTCCGCCGGCGCGCCCGCGCCGGACACGTTCCAGGAATTCCTCGCGGGCACGGGTGACCGCGAGGTTTCCACGACCATGGCGTTCGTGCGAATCCTGGCCAAGCTGCTGAAGGACCCGAAGCTCGGGAAGTACATCGTGCCCATCGTGCCCGACGAGGCGCGGACCTTCGGCATGGAGGCGCTCTTCCGCCAGTGCGGCATCTACTCGCACGCCGGCCAGCTCTACGAGCCCGTGGACGCCGACAGCCTGCTCTACTACAAGGAGGCGCAGAACGGGCAGATCCTCGAGGAGGGCATCAACGAGGCCGGTTCCATGTCGTCTTTCATCGCGGCGGGCACGGCCTACGCGAACCACGGGATCAACATGATCCCGTTTTTCATATACTACTCCATGTTCGGTTTCCAGCGGATCGGCGACCTGGCCTGGCTCGCGGGCGACTCGCGCTGCCGCGGCTTCCTGCTCGGCGGGACGGCCGGCCGCACCACGCTGGCCGGCGAGGGCCTCCAGCACCAGGACGGGCACAGCCACCTGCTGGCCTTCCCGGTGCCCAACCTCATGGCCTACGACCCGGCCTACGCCTACGAACTGGCCGTGATCATCGAGGACGGCATCCGGCGGATGTACGAAAACCGCGAGGACATCTTCTACTACCTCACCGTGATGAACGAGAACTACGCCCAGCCCGCCATGCCCAAGGGCGCGCGGGAGGGCATCCTGCGCGGGCTGTACAAGTTCCGGGCCGCCGCCGGGAAGGGGCATCCGGCCCAGATTCTCGGCAGCGGGGCGATCCTGAACGAAGCGCTCAAAGCCCAGTCGATCCTCGCGGAAAAGTACGGCGTCGCCGCGGACGTGTGGTCGGTGACCAGTTACAAGGAATTGCACCGCGAAGCCCTGGAAACCGAGCGCTGGAACGTCCGGCATCCCGGAGCGACGCCCCGGGTATCCTACGCCGCGCAATGCCTGGGCGGCGCAGCCGGGCCCATCATCGCGGCGTCTGATTACGTCAAGGCCCTGCCGGACTCGATCTGCCGCTGGATGCCGCGCAAGCTGCTGGCGCTCGGGACGGACGGCTTCGGCCGCAGCGACGGCCGCGAGGCCCTGCGCGACTTCTTCGAGGTGGACGCCCGCCACATCGCGCTCGCGACGCTGGCCTACCTGGCCTGGGACCAGACCCTCCCCGCGGTCACGGTCGAGAAGGCGATGAAGGATCTCGATATCGACCCGGAGCGCGTCAGCCCCATGCTGCGGTAG
- a CDS encoding helix-hairpin-helix domain-containing protein yields MKNRFSKRLALLAVLCALADGIAVRAGEDKTLTRLRDAVLAEAPGNDGDSFAIEAQGQGLRVRLYFVDTPELEASWDVDVRRVREQMRYFGLPGEKKIIEYGQRAAEFVREQLARPFEVYTSYAAALGRSPEHRFYAFVRTADGQDLAELLVRAGLARTYGVGRQTPDGTGRNEMRARLSDLEAAAMLKRAGIWTDADSERLAELRAQQRKEDSELQAIRMDLEGQVMPEFPLNINTCTAEELDAVRGIGPVLARRIVETRPHPSLEHLLKIRGVHARHLAAWSEFLVTE; encoded by the coding sequence ATGAAGAACCGATTTTCAAAGAGACTGGCGCTGCTGGCGGTGCTCTGCGCCCTGGCCGACGGCATCGCGGTACGGGCCGGAGAGGACAAGACCCTCACGCGCCTGCGGGACGCCGTGCTGGCGGAGGCGCCCGGCAACGACGGGGACAGTTTCGCCATCGAGGCCCAGGGCCAGGGGCTCCGGGTCCGGCTGTACTTCGTGGACACGCCGGAACTCGAGGCCAGCTGGGACGTGGACGTGCGGCGCGTGCGGGAGCAGATGCGGTACTTCGGCCTGCCCGGGGAAAAGAAAATCATCGAGTACGGACAACGGGCCGCCGAGTTCGTCCGGGAGCAGTTGGCCCGGCCCTTCGAAGTGTATACTTCGTATGCCGCGGCCCTGGGACGGTCGCCGGAGCACCGGTTCTACGCCTTCGTGAGGACGGCCGACGGCCAGGACCTCGCGGAACTGCTCGTGCGGGCGGGCCTGGCACGGACCTACGGGGTCGGACGCCAGACGCCGGACGGCACCGGCCGCAACGAAATGCGGGCGCGCCTGTCGGACCTCGAGGCGGCCGCCATGCTGAAGCGGGCCGGCATATGGACCGACGCGGATTCCGAGCGGCTGGCGGAACTTCGCGCGCAGCAGAGGAAAGAAGACAGCGAACTGCAGGCCATCCGGATGGACCTGGAGGGGCAGGTCATGCCGGAATTCCCGCTGAACATCAACACCTGCACCGCGGAGGAACTGGACGCCGTCCGCGGCATCGGGCCCGTCCTGGCCCGGCGGATCGTGGAAACACGGCCGCATCCCTCGCTGGAGCACCTGCTCAAAATCCGGGGGGTTCACGCGCGGCATCTCGCCGCCTGGAGCGAATTCCTGGTGACCGAGTAA
- a CDS encoding 2-oxo acid dehydrogenase subunit E2 has translation MPLPFKLPELGENIKGGTIVKVLVNAGDTITSEQPVLEMETDKAVVEVPAGLAGRVAEIHVKAGDKVEIGQLILTMEDSGSPATPAPKKEKVSAPVQQTPAPAPPPAPPVPAAPAEPGTGRLPVAAAPSVRKFAREIGIDIQQVPGNGDGGRITEEDVKRFAKELNTARPQVAAGATGPAAPPLPDFTRWGEVELQPMNAVRRKTAEHMALAWSQIPHVTQFDVADITDMEERRKKLADRAEKAGAKLTVTAMLIKIVAAALKTFPKFNASINAAGGEVILKKFYNVGVAVDTERGLLVPVIRDVEKKNIIQIAAELSRLADKARSGKIGLEELQGGTFTVTNLGGIGGTHFTPIVNYPEVAILGIGRARREPAFTDKDGCCQPRLMLPLSLSYDHRLIDGADGARFLRWVVEAIEEPLLIPLEG, from the coding sequence ATGCCGTTGCCATTCAAGCTTCCCGAACTGGGTGAAAACATCAAGGGCGGGACCATCGTCAAGGTCCTGGTGAACGCTGGCGACACGATCACCAGTGAGCAGCCCGTCCTTGAAATGGAAACGGACAAGGCGGTCGTCGAAGTTCCCGCCGGGCTCGCGGGCCGCGTCGCGGAAATCCACGTCAAGGCCGGAGACAAGGTGGAGATCGGGCAATTGATTCTGACGATGGAGGACTCCGGCTCGCCCGCAACGCCCGCACCGAAGAAAGAAAAGGTTTCGGCACCTGTCCAGCAGACCCCGGCTCCCGCGCCCCCACCAGCGCCGCCAGTCCCGGCCGCCCCGGCCGAGCCGGGCACCGGCCGACTCCCGGTTGCCGCGGCCCCTTCGGTGAGAAAATTTGCGCGCGAGATCGGCATCGATATCCAGCAGGTTCCCGGCAACGGGGACGGCGGCCGGATCACGGAAGAAGACGTCAAGCGGTTCGCAAAAGAACTGAATACCGCGCGCCCGCAGGTCGCCGCCGGCGCCACCGGACCCGCCGCGCCGCCCCTCCCCGACTTCACGCGCTGGGGCGAGGTCGAGCTCCAACCCATGAACGCGGTACGCCGCAAGACCGCGGAGCACATGGCCCTGGCCTGGTCGCAAATCCCCCACGTGACGCAGTTCGACGTGGCGGACATCACGGACATGGAGGAACGCCGGAAGAAGCTGGCCGACCGGGCCGAGAAGGCCGGTGCCAAGCTCACCGTGACGGCCATGCTGATCAAGATCGTCGCCGCCGCCCTCAAGACCTTCCCGAAATTCAACGCCAGCATCAACGCGGCGGGCGGCGAGGTCATCCTCAAGAAGTTCTACAACGTGGGCGTGGCCGTCGATACCGAGCGCGGGCTGCTGGTGCCCGTCATCCGCGACGTGGAAAAGAAGAACATCATCCAGATCGCCGCGGAGCTTTCACGGCTCGCGGACAAGGCCCGCTCCGGCAAGATCGGGCTGGAGGAACTGCAGGGAGGCACGTTCACGGTGACCAACCTGGGCGGAATCGGCGGGACGCACTTCACGCCGATCGTGAATTACCCCGAGGTCGCGATCCTCGGCATCGGCCGAGCCCGCCGCGAGCCGGCGTTCACGGATAAGGACGGCTGCTGCCAGCCGCGCCTGATGCTGCCCCTGTCGCTCTCCTACGATCACCGGCTGATCGACGGCGCGGACGGCGCGCGATTCCTGCGCTGGGTCGTCGAGGCTATCGAAGAGCCCCTGTTGATTCCTTTGGAAGGTTGA
- a CDS encoding DEAD/DEAH box helicase translates to MSFDLLQLDARIRQNIRGLGFEVPTPIQRKAIPAILEGHDVIGLAQTGTGKTAAFGIPLLHRLINGPRHRLRILIVGPTRELAEQTREALIQLGAHTNLRCITIYGGVGMSPQVAGLRQGAEVVVACPGRLLDHIRQNTVDLSHVECLVLDEADRMFDMGFLPDIRKILSKLPARRQTLLFSATMPDEVRGLAHEVLRHPVTMQIAHSKPAESVSHALYPVAAHLKTPLLTALLEQTDRESVLVFTRTKHRTKRLAAHLGQTGHRAASLQGNMSQRQRQQAMDGFRSGRFQVLVATDLAARGLDVSSISHVINYDMPKTVDDYTHRIGRTGRAAKTGDAFTFVTPEDEGVVRAIERVLGAPIERRKLDGFNYTARPAAATPHRGTPPPAATRGGAPAPVAAPRGVTRSFAPRHRRKKRFHR, encoded by the coding sequence ATGAGCTTCGACCTTCTCCAGCTTGACGCGCGCATCCGGCAGAATATCCGGGGCCTGGGCTTTGAAGTGCCGACGCCTATCCAGCGCAAGGCCATCCCCGCGATCCTGGAGGGACACGACGTCATCGGCCTGGCCCAGACGGGCACCGGCAAGACCGCGGCCTTCGGCATTCCGCTGCTGCACCGACTCATCAACGGGCCGCGCCACCGTCTCCGGATCCTGATCGTCGGCCCGACCCGCGAACTGGCGGAACAGACCCGCGAGGCCTTGATCCAGCTCGGGGCGCATACGAATCTCCGGTGCATCACCATTTACGGCGGCGTCGGCATGTCGCCCCAAGTGGCCGGGCTCCGGCAAGGGGCGGAAGTGGTCGTCGCCTGCCCCGGACGCCTGCTGGACCACATCCGGCAGAATACGGTCGATCTTTCGCACGTGGAATGCCTTGTGCTCGACGAGGCGGACCGCATGTTCGACATGGGGTTCCTCCCGGATATCCGGAAGATCCTCTCGAAACTGCCGGCCCGGCGCCAGACCCTGCTGTTCTCGGCCACGATGCCCGACGAGGTCCGCGGCCTGGCCCACGAGGTGTTGCGCCACCCGGTCACGATGCAAATCGCCCATTCCAAGCCCGCGGAATCCGTCTCCCACGCCCTGTACCCCGTGGCCGCGCACCTGAAAACACCCTTGCTCACGGCCCTCCTCGAACAGACCGACCGCGAATCCGTTCTCGTGTTCACGCGCACGAAGCACCGGACCAAGCGCCTGGCCGCGCACCTGGGCCAGACCGGCCATCGCGCCGCCAGCCTGCAGGGCAACATGTCGCAGCGGCAGCGGCAGCAGGCCATGGATGGATTTCGCAGCGGCCGGTTCCAGGTTCTCGTGGCGACCGACCTGGCCGCCCGGGGCCTCGACGTCTCCAGCATTTCGCACGTGATCAACTACGACATGCCGAAGACCGTGGACGACTACACGCACCGCATCGGCAGGACCGGCCGCGCGGCCAAAACGGGGGATGCCTTCACGTTTGTCACCCCGGAAGACGAAGGCGTGGTCCGCGCCATCGAGCGCGTCCTCGGCGCGCCCATCGAGCGCCGGAAACTCGACGGTTTTAATTATACGGCAAGGCCCGCGGCGGCGACGCCTCACCGCGGAACTCCGCCGCCCGCGGCCACCCGCGGCGGCGCGCCGGCCCCGGTCGCGGCGCCCCGGGGCGTCACCCGCTCCTTCGCGCCCCGCCACCGGCGCAAGAAACGCTTCCATCGCTAG